Proteins from a single region of Flaviflexus salsibiostraticola:
- the ruvA gene encoding Holliday junction branch migration protein RuvA: MITLLRGAVLSMSASEAVVDVGGMGFRVMATPTTLSQLRVGQEATIPTSFIVRDDSMTLYGFADEDERNTFDILIGLSGIGPKIGLAVLSVHTPDTLRGIVEREDIAALTQVPGIGRKGAQRILLELGTKLGPATSQVEAAAPSSVTADVVAALVGLGWSEPVAAEAVKTVEGESGPLPVSQMLKLALQKLGGKR; the protein is encoded by the coding sequence ATGATCACGCTCCTTCGCGGCGCAGTACTGTCGATGTCCGCATCCGAGGCTGTCGTCGACGTCGGCGGCATGGGCTTTCGGGTCATGGCGACTCCGACGACCCTGTCCCAGCTGCGGGTCGGCCAGGAGGCGACCATCCCGACCTCCTTCATCGTCCGCGATGACTCGATGACGCTCTACGGCTTCGCCGATGAGGATGAGCGGAACACCTTCGACATTCTCATCGGACTGTCCGGCATCGGGCCGAAGATCGGCCTCGCAGTCCTCTCGGTCCACACGCCCGATACGCTGCGCGGCATCGTCGAGCGTGAGGACATCGCCGCCCTCACCCAGGTTCCCGGCATCGGCCGCAAGGGTGCTCAGCGGATCCTCCTTGAGCTCGGCACCAAGCTCGGCCCCGCCACCTCCCAGGTCGAGGCGGCTGCGCCCTCCTCCGTCACGGCCGACGTCGTCGCCGCACTCGTCGGCCTCGGCTGGTCCGAGCCGGTTGCCGCCGAGGCCGTGAAGACCGTCGAGGGCGAGTCCGGGCCGCTGCCGGTGTCGCAGATGCTCAAGCTCGCCCTGCAGAAGCTCGGGGGTAAGCGATGA
- the ruvB gene encoding Holliday junction branch migration DNA helicase RuvB, with protein MNEDYSIVDASAPSAERAAEAALRPKVLAEFVGQETVRSQLSLVLQAAVARGATPDHVLLSGPPGLGKTTLAMIIAAEVGGALRLTSGPAIQHAGDLAAVLSSLQEGDVLFIDEIHRLARPAEEMLYLAMEDFRVDVMVGKGPGATSIPLPLPPFTVVGATTRAGLLPAPLRDRFGFTGHLEFYSATELAQVVTRSARLLDAELTADAASELASRSRGTPRIANRLLRRVQDWAQVRGTGILDLAAARAALEVFEVDELGLDRLDRSVLELVCTRFGGGPVGLTTLAISVGEEPETVESVAEPFLVREGLLVRTPRGRAATRAAYEHLGLLPPEDTLFDT; from the coding sequence ATGAACGAGGACTATTCGATCGTCGACGCCTCGGCGCCGTCCGCCGAAAGGGCTGCGGAGGCCGCCCTGCGGCCGAAGGTCCTCGCCGAGTTCGTCGGCCAGGAGACCGTCCGCAGCCAGCTGTCCCTCGTTCTCCAGGCCGCAGTCGCCCGCGGGGCGACCCCGGACCACGTCCTCCTCTCGGGCCCGCCGGGTCTGGGCAAGACAACGCTCGCGATGATCATCGCCGCTGAGGTCGGGGGAGCGCTCCGCCTCACGTCGGGCCCCGCGATCCAGCACGCGGGTGACCTCGCCGCGGTCCTCTCCTCTCTCCAGGAGGGCGATGTCCTCTTCATCGACGAGATCCACCGGCTCGCCCGCCCTGCCGAGGAGATGCTGTACCTGGCGATGGAGGACTTCCGCGTCGACGTCATGGTCGGCAAGGGCCCCGGGGCAACATCGATCCCCCTCCCGCTTCCGCCCTTCACCGTCGTCGGTGCGACGACGAGGGCCGGCCTGCTGCCCGCGCCGCTGCGTGACCGGTTCGGCTTCACCGGCCATCTCGAGTTCTATTCGGCAACAGAGCTCGCCCAGGTGGTCACGCGCTCGGCGCGCCTGCTCGACGCCGAGCTGACGGCGGATGCGGCGTCAGAGCTTGCGAGCCGCTCCCGCGGCACGCCCCGCATCGCCAACCGGCTGCTGCGACGCGTCCAGGACTGGGCGCAGGTCCGCGGCACGGGCATCCTCGATCTTGCGGCCGCGAGGGCGGCGCTCGAGGTGTTCGAGGTTGATGAGCTCGGCCTCGACCGACTCGACCGATCCGTCCTCGAGCTGGTATGCACGAGGTTCGGTGGAGGCCCTGTGGGATTGACCACCCTCGCTATCTCTGTCGGGGAGGAGCCGGAGACCGTCGAGTCGGTCGCGGAACCCTTCCTCGTCCGCGAGGGACTGCTGGTCCGCACCCCTCGGGGGAGGGCCGCAACTCGCGCCGCGTACGAGCATCTGGGCCTTCTGCCGCCGGAGGATACCCTCTTCGATACATAG
- the yajC gene encoding preprotein translocase subunit YajC, with product MELVILVAIFGGFMFMMSRANKKMASRVAEQRESALEIGNTVVTGSGMIGTIVEIDGGVVTIESASGDETQWLTTSVSSVIEPPYEHAYEAEESDEAEPFDGLTPRDSDIDRDR from the coding sequence GTGGAACTCGTCATCCTCGTCGCCATCTTCGGCGGCTTCATGTTCATGATGTCCCGCGCCAACAAGAAGATGGCGAGCCGCGTTGCCGAGCAGCGCGAGAGCGCCCTCGAGATCGGCAATACGGTTGTCACCGGCTCCGGCATGATCGGCACCATCGTCGAGATCGACGGCGGCGTTGTCACCATCGAGTCGGCCTCGGGCGATGAGACGCAGTGGCTCACGACCTCGGTGTCCTCGGTCATCGAGCCGCCGTACGAGCATGCGTACGAGGCCGAGGAGTCGGATGAGGCGGAGCCGTTCGACGGCCTCACCCCCCGTGACTCCGACATCGACCGCGACCGGTAG
- the secD gene encoding protein translocase subunit SecD, producing the protein MTATEEATEGSPRPRLLVFALIVIALVASLAASTLTGSESRWSPDLALDLEGGTQIILTPVTDDGSEITPEDISQAIEIIRQRVDASGVAEAEITSQGGSNIVVGLPGTPSEETLDLVRTSAVLRLRAVIDYTGQVLANTGLQPVYEPGVDVTEEQLAQAREQADLNGDGSISAEPTETPDSPSSDAWITEEILYQALTLDCTSESARVQNAYSAADSPVVACDPTTGASYILGPAELDGSHIDQATSGPRVNEMGQTIGGWQVNMEFTGEGGDLFGQVTTRLAGYPYGTAKNLFAIVLDGSIISVASLQAPILGGSASISGSFTAPEAASLANQLSFGSLPLTFEVQSEEQISATLGSEQLVNSLIAGAIGAGLIVLYLLWQYQGLGLLAVTSITMVMGLSYLTISLLSWTMGYRLSLAGVVGLIISIGISADSFIVYFERVRDEIREGRTLRDAVDYGWNRARQTILVSDAVNLVAAIVLYFLAVGGVRGFAFTLGLTTVIDVVVVILFTYPVMKLLVRTKFFGEGHRLSGMSAASLGADPVYAGRGRVRDRGVSKSEAKANAKKARRAAASEDAAQAAARAGTAVDTLDEKSQRKKGRAQTPESHSPGERPMTLAQRKAAERRAGRDEN; encoded by the coding sequence GTGACAGCCACAGAAGAGGCGACCGAGGGGTCGCCTCGCCCGCGTTTACTCGTCTTCGCCCTCATCGTCATCGCGCTCGTCGCCTCACTCGCGGCCAGCACCCTGACCGGGTCGGAATCCCGCTGGTCCCCGGACCTCGCACTCGACCTCGAGGGCGGCACACAGATCATCCTCACGCCCGTCACGGACGACGGCTCGGAGATCACGCCTGAGGACATCAGCCAGGCCATTGAGATCATCCGCCAGCGCGTCGACGCCTCGGGCGTCGCCGAAGCGGAGATCACGTCGCAGGGCGGGTCGAACATCGTCGTCGGCCTGCCGGGCACGCCGAGCGAAGAGACCCTCGACCTCGTCCGCACCTCAGCGGTGCTGCGCCTGCGCGCGGTCATCGACTACACGGGTCAGGTGCTCGCGAACACGGGTCTCCAGCCCGTCTACGAGCCCGGCGTCGACGTCACCGAGGAGCAGCTCGCGCAGGCGCGCGAGCAGGCAGACCTCAATGGGGATGGATCGATCTCGGCCGAACCGACCGAGACTCCCGATTCACCCTCGTCGGACGCGTGGATCACGGAAGAGATCCTCTACCAGGCGCTGACGCTCGACTGCACGTCGGAGTCCGCCCGCGTCCAGAACGCCTACAGTGCGGCCGACAGCCCAGTCGTCGCCTGTGACCCCACGACCGGCGCCTCCTACATCCTTGGCCCGGCCGAGCTCGACGGCAGCCACATCGACCAGGCAACCTCCGGTCCCCGCGTCAACGAGATGGGGCAGACGATCGGCGGCTGGCAGGTCAACATGGAGTTCACGGGCGAGGGCGGTGACCTCTTCGGTCAGGTGACGACACGCCTCGCCGGATATCCGTACGGCACGGCGAAGAACCTCTTCGCCATCGTCCTCGACGGCTCGATCATCTCGGTTGCCTCCCTCCAGGCCCCGATCCTCGGCGGCAGCGCCTCGATCTCCGGATCCTTCACGGCCCCCGAGGCGGCGTCGCTCGCGAACCAGCTGTCCTTCGGCTCCCTGCCGCTCACCTTCGAGGTGCAGTCGGAGGAGCAGATCTCGGCCACCCTCGGATCCGAGCAGCTCGTCAACTCCCTCATCGCCGGCGCCATCGGCGCGGGCCTCATCGTCCTCTACCTGCTGTGGCAGTACCAGGGACTGGGCCTGCTCGCGGTCACGTCGATCACGATGGTCATGGGTCTGTCCTACCTGACGATCTCGCTCCTGTCGTGGACGATGGGGTACAGGCTCTCGCTCGCGGGCGTCGTCGGCCTCATCATCTCGATCGGCATCTCCGCCGACTCCTTCATCGTCTACTTCGAGCGCGTGAGGGATGAGATCCGCGAGGGCAGGACACTGCGGGATGCGGTGGACTACGGCTGGAACCGTGCCCGCCAGACGATCCTCGTCTCGGATGCGGTCAATCTTGTCGCCGCGATCGTCCTCTACTTCCTCGCCGTCGGCGGAGTGCGTGGATTCGCGTTCACCCTTGGACTCACGACCGTCATCGACGTCGTCGTCGTCATCCTCTTCACCTATCCGGTCATGAAGCTGCTCGTCCGAACCAAGTTCTTCGGCGAGGGCCACCGCCTGTCGGGCATGTCCGCCGCCTCGCTCGGCGCGGACCCGGTCTACGCCGGTCGCGGCCGAGTCCGCGACCGGGGCGTCTCGAAGTCGGAGGCGAAGGCGAACGCGAAGAAGGCCCGCAGGGCCGCGGCGTCGGAGGACGCCGCACAGGCGGCCGCCAGGGCAGGGACCGCGGTCGACACGCTCGACGAGAAGTCTCAGCGGAAGAAGGGCAGGGCTCAGACGCCGGAATCCCACAGCCCGGGCGAGAGGCCGATGACTCTGGCACAGCGGAAAGCGGCCGAGCGCCGCGCAGGGAGGGATGAGAACTGA
- the secF gene encoding protein translocase subunit SecF has product MSMYSLGNDLYSGQRSFNIIGRRRLWYGIALAFILLSAVLLLVKPINFGIDFRGGSQFTVSGTANMGQQDAIDVVAAQTGDDSVRVSEVGANSIRVQTSELTNEQTQEVRAALADVYDVPVDDVASTFIGPTWGADVSSKAIQSLVIFIGLISLILWAYFRTWTIAVGAIGALLHDLIITAGVYVASGFEVTPATVIGLLTILGYSLYDTVVVFDKVRENTAGFLDQEETTYAEQANLAVNQTLIRSINTSVTGLLPVGAILVIGVLFQGAGTLRDLSLALFVGMLISAVSSIFLAAPLAVTLGERQKDIKEHTERVLSARPAVQDTTITRKKKA; this is encoded by the coding sequence ATGTCGATGTATTCCCTCGGCAATGACCTCTATTCCGGTCAGCGCAGCTTCAACATCATTGGGCGGCGCAGGCTCTGGTATGGGATTGCGCTCGCCTTCATCCTCCTGTCGGCCGTCCTCCTGCTCGTCAAGCCGATCAACTTCGGCATCGACTTCCGCGGCGGCTCCCAGTTCACGGTCTCCGGCACGGCGAACATGGGCCAGCAGGACGCGATCGATGTTGTGGCCGCCCAGACCGGTGACGATTCGGTGCGCGTCTCCGAGGTGGGGGCGAACTCGATCCGTGTCCAGACCTCGGAGCTGACGAACGAGCAGACTCAGGAGGTGCGGGCAGCCCTCGCCGACGTCTATGACGTGCCGGTCGATGACGTCGCATCGACCTTCATCGGCCCCACGTGGGGTGCGGACGTATCGTCGAAGGCGATTCAATCGCTCGTCATCTTCATCGGACTCATCTCCCTCATTCTCTGGGCGTATTTCCGAACGTGGACGATCGCGGTCGGCGCTATCGGAGCCCTCCTGCACGACCTCATCATCACGGCGGGAGTCTATGTCGCCTCCGGATTCGAGGTGACTCCGGCGACCGTCATCGGACTGCTGACGATCCTCGGCTACTCCCTCTACGACACGGTCGTCGTCTTCGACAAGGTTCGCGAGAACACGGCGGGCTTCCTCGACCAGGAGGAGACGACGTATGCGGAGCAGGCGAACCTTGCCGTCAACCAGACGCTCATCCGCTCTATTAACACCTCGGTGACGGGCCTCCTGCCGGTCGGTGCGATCCTCGTCATCGGTGTGCTCTTCCAGGGAGCGGGAACGCTGCGCGACCTGTCACTGGCACTGTTTGTCGGTATGCTTATCTCTGCTGTGTCATCGATCTTCTTGGCCGCGCCTCTCGCGGTCACACTCGGTGAGCGACAGAAGGACATCAAGGAGCACACGGAGCGCGTGCTCAGCGCCCGCCCTGCGGTGCAGGACACGACGATTACTCGGAAGAAGAAGGCATGA
- a CDS encoding adenine phosphoribosyltransferase, translating to MTENPFPKDVVELVESHVREVENFPAPGVLFRDITPLIADPVAFASLIEILADRYRGKVDAVAGLESRGFILGAPLAVALGVGMVTVRKAGRLPGPVVGIDYDLEYGSARMELQPFTVKDGDRVLVIDDVLATGGTADAAFQLIEAAGGVADTLCVLLELVDLGGRGRLHDRHVHSVLTY from the coding sequence ATGACAGAGAACCCGTTCCCCAAGGATGTTGTGGAGCTTGTCGAATCGCATGTGCGGGAGGTGGAGAACTTCCCCGCACCGGGAGTACTCTTCCGCGACATCACCCCGCTCATCGCCGACCCGGTCGCCTTCGCCTCCCTCATCGAGATCCTTGCCGACCGCTACCGCGGGAAGGTCGACGCCGTCGCGGGCCTCGAGTCGCGCGGCTTCATCCTCGGCGCACCCCTGGCCGTCGCCCTTGGCGTCGGCATGGTGACCGTCCGCAAGGCGGGCCGCCTTCCCGGTCCGGTCGTCGGCATCGACTACGACCTCGAATACGGCTCGGCTCGCATGGAGCTGCAGCCGTTCACGGTCAAGGATGGGGACCGCGTCCTCGTCATCGATGACGTGCTCGCGACAGGCGGCACGGCCGACGCCGCGTTCCAGCTCATCGAAGCCGCCGGCGGCGTCGCCGACACGCTGTGCGTCCTCCTCGAGCTCGTCGACCTGGGCGGCCGAGGCCGCCTGCACGATCGGCACGTCCACTCCGTCCTCACCTACTGA
- a CDS encoding RelA/SpoT family protein, whose protein sequence is MAEIESDVPRIRSRLSWLSGRTQHVPAALEPLMAAIEGGTVDRQKVIRAYEIAERCHQGQSRKSGQPYITHPIAVATILAELGMDTDTLVAALLHDTVEDTGYSLESLKKEFGSDVAVLVDGVTKLDKVEYGEAAQAETVRKMVIAMSKDIRVLLIKLADRLHNARTWKYVSSSSAQAKARETLEIYAPLAHRLGMNSIKWELEDLSFKTLYPDVYREIERLVTERSSGREAYLEAVKEELTRELKAARIRCTITGRPKHYFSIYQKMILRGRDFEDIYDLIGVRILVESVRDCYAALGVVNTLYTPIQGRIKDYITTPKFNLYQSIHTTVIGPEGNTMEVQIRTYDMHKRAEYGVAAHWRYKENPNATRSKKGESTTEQETQLNWLRQLVDWQRETADPTEFLDSLRYEMSGNRVYVFTPRGEVMDLPAGSTPVDFAYAVHTEVGQRTVGAKVNDRLVTLDHKLESGDTVEIITAKGPDAGPSQGWLEFVASPRARAKIKSWFTKNRRDEAIEVGKERLAKAIRRKNQPVQRLMTHDTLKGVADDLNRSDVSDLFAAVGEGHVSAENVVRKLIASQGGQAGVEETLAEAVTPTRIRARQMGGSTGVVVENLDDSDVLVKLARCCTPLPPDKIVGFVTRGNGLSVHRADCPNVKSLKREPERFLPVSWSDEGGSVYLVQVQVEALDRNGLLADIARVLSEHGVNMISGNLNTTRERVAISRFTFEMADARHLQTVLRALREIEGVYDAYRITGSSRPSQQAVQSID, encoded by the coding sequence ATGGCCGAAATCGAGAGTGATGTTCCCCGCATCAGGTCCAGGCTGTCCTGGCTGAGCGGGCGGACGCAGCACGTGCCGGCGGCTCTCGAACCGCTCATGGCCGCCATCGAGGGCGGCACGGTCGATCGGCAGAAGGTCATCCGCGCCTACGAGATCGCAGAGCGCTGCCACCAGGGCCAGTCCCGCAAGTCCGGCCAGCCCTACATCACCCACCCGATCGCGGTCGCGACGATCCTCGCGGAGCTGGGGATGGACACGGACACGCTTGTCGCCGCCCTTCTCCACGACACGGTCGAGGACACCGGGTACTCCCTCGAGTCGCTCAAGAAGGAGTTCGGCTCCGACGTCGCGGTGCTCGTCGATGGGGTGACGAAGCTCGACAAGGTCGAGTACGGCGAGGCCGCCCAGGCCGAGACGGTGCGGAAGATGGTCATCGCGATGTCGAAGGACATTCGAGTCCTCCTCATCAAGCTCGCCGACCGTCTGCACAACGCGCGCACGTGGAAGTATGTCTCCTCGAGTTCGGCTCAGGCGAAGGCACGCGAGACGCTCGAGATCTACGCCCCGCTCGCCCATCGTCTCGGCATGAACTCGATCAAGTGGGAGCTCGAGGACCTGTCGTTCAAGACGCTCTACCCCGATGTCTATCGGGAGATCGAGCGGCTCGTCACCGAGCGGAGCTCGGGACGCGAGGCATACCTCGAGGCGGTCAAGGAGGAGCTGACTCGTGAGCTCAAGGCGGCTCGGATCCGCTGCACGATCACGGGCAGGCCGAAGCATTACTTCTCGATCTACCAGAAGATGATCCTTCGAGGCCGGGACTTCGAGGACATCTACGATCTCATCGGCGTCCGGATTCTTGTCGAGTCTGTGCGGGACTGCTACGCCGCCCTCGGTGTCGTCAACACGCTCTACACGCCGATCCAGGGCCGCATCAAGGACTACATCACCACCCCGAAGTTCAACCTCTACCAGTCGATCCACACGACGGTCATCGGCCCCGAGGGGAATACGATGGAGGTGCAGATCCGCACGTACGACATGCACAAGCGCGCCGAGTACGGCGTCGCCGCGCACTGGCGGTACAAGGAGAACCCGAACGCCACCCGCTCCAAGAAGGGCGAGTCGACGACCGAGCAGGAGACCCAGCTCAACTGGCTCCGCCAGCTCGTCGACTGGCAGCGGGAGACCGCCGACCCGACCGAGTTCCTCGACTCCCTGCGGTACGAGATGTCGGGCAACCGCGTCTACGTCTTCACCCCGCGGGGCGAGGTCATGGATCTGCCCGCCGGATCGACCCCGGTCGACTTCGCCTACGCCGTCCACACCGAGGTCGGTCAGCGCACCGTCGGTGCGAAGGTCAACGATCGGCTCGTCACCCTCGACCACAAGCTCGAGTCGGGCGACACGGTCGAGATCATCACTGCGAAGGGGCCCGATGCGGGACCGAGCCAGGGCTGGCTCGAGTTCGTCGCCTCACCGCGCGCCCGGGCGAAGATCAAGTCGTGGTTCACGAAGAATCGCCGCGACGAGGCGATCGAGGTCGGCAAGGAGCGGCTCGCGAAGGCGATCCGCCGCAAGAACCAGCCGGTCCAGCGCCTCATGACCCACGACACCCTCAAGGGTGTCGCCGATGACCTCAACCGCTCTGACGTCTCCGATCTCTTCGCCGCGGTCGGCGAGGGGCACGTCTCCGCCGAGAACGTCGTCCGCAAGCTCATCGCCTCCCAGGGCGGCCAGGCCGGCGTCGAGGAGACGCTCGCCGAGGCGGTCACGCCGACGAGGATCAGGGCCCGCCAGATGGGCGGCAGCACCGGTGTCGTCGTCGAGAACCTCGACGATTCGGATGTGCTCGTCAAGCTCGCCAGATGCTGCACGCCGCTGCCGCCGGATAAGATCGTCGGCTTCGTCACCCGCGGCAATGGCCTGTCCGTCCACCGTGCGGACTGCCCGAACGTCAAGAGCCTCAAGCGCGAGCCGGAGCGCTTCCTGCCGGTCTCGTGGTCGGATGAGGGCGGCTCGGTCTACCTCGTTCAGGTCCAGGTCGAGGCCCTCGATCGCAACGGTCTTCTCGCCGATATCGCCCGCGTCCTGTCCGAGCACGGGGTCAACATGATCTCCGGCAACCTCAACACGACGCGGGAGCGGGTCGCGATCTCGCGGTTCACGTTCGAGATGGCGGACGCCCGACATCTGCAGACGGTGCTGCGCGCCCTGCGAGAGATCGAAGGCGTCTACGACGCCTACCGGATCACCGGGTCCTCACGCCCGTCACAGCAAGCTGTGCAATCAATCGACTAG
- a CDS encoding DUF349 domain-containing protein has translation MTQSTQGHEPTENEEPRVHDFTEEGSETPASDAPLVSPGANAQTSVPTDPEEGAASPQTDEAPADATEEPTEAADEQLTGEPVPAADRAEDGGGEAQSASDLLTDTPAADPVADVTPVDSTGSGDGQTADAEVSTEAPASHDVSGVTVDASAEKAESAPASEESRESEGAPKPVPHGTATGATPTPGRPAPKPPKGGPKPPPLPKKPAGKPAVVPPAPPIDPKAASEAAAWGRVDEEGNVYLRASGDGGERLVGQYAIGDSKDEALSVYVRRYLDLVAQVALLESRLEFVNPQEIVPALKSLEEALIEPAVVGDVEALRKRAEVVRERLKVRQAEFEEERRVAKLQALAERTTIIERAEAIAAQDPEKTHWRDSRNELNALLDQWKSAQKSGPRIDRSSEESLWKRFSRARTEFDRHRRQHFSQVETIRNEVTAKKEALIKRAEEMSSSTDWGATSAAYRDLLEEWKAAGRITRKEDDKLWARFRAAQQVFFDARQADRDSINSEQTANLQAKLELVKEAESILPIKDIQAAKAKLHDIQDRWEQIGFVPRKDMGRTEGRLRDIESAVRSAEDEQWRRTDPSKVERATGFAAQLEEAIAKHEAELEDAKARGDEQAAKRAQEALDARRAWLNQLK, from the coding sequence ATGACGCAGTCAACGCAGGGTCACGAACCCACAGAGAACGAAGAGCCCAGGGTCCACGACTTCACAGAAGAAGGCAGCGAGACGCCTGCGTCTGACGCGCCCCTCGTCTCACCCGGAGCCAACGCCCAGACCTCGGTCCCCACGGATCCCGAGGAGGGCGCAGCCAGCCCACAGACGGACGAGGCTCCCGCCGATGCGACGGAAGAGCCCACCGAGGCAGCGGACGAGCAGCTGACGGGCGAGCCCGTCCCCGCCGCCGACCGCGCCGAGGACGGCGGCGGTGAGGCCCAGTCCGCCTCGGACCTGCTCACCGACACACCTGCCGCCGACCCGGTGGCCGACGTGACACCGGTGGATTCCACCGGCAGCGGTGACGGCCAAACAGCCGACGCCGAGGTCTCGACAGAGGCCCCGGCGAGCCACGACGTCTCGGGTGTCACAGTCGATGCATCCGCCGAGAAGGCGGAGTCCGCGCCCGCCTCCGAGGAGAGTCGCGAGAGCGAGGGCGCCCCGAAGCCTGTCCCCCATGGGACCGCCACGGGTGCAACTCCGACCCCGGGACGCCCTGCCCCGAAGCCGCCGAAGGGCGGCCCGAAGCCCCCGCCGCTTCCCAAGAAGCCCGCCGGCAAGCCCGCCGTCGTTCCGCCCGCTCCCCCGATCGACCCGAAGGCAGCCTCGGAGGCTGCCGCGTGGGGTCGCGTCGATGAGGAGGGCAACGTCTACCTGCGCGCGTCCGGTGACGGCGGTGAGCGTCTCGTCGGTCAGTACGCGATCGGGGACTCGAAGGATGAGGCGCTGTCGGTCTACGTGCGCCGCTACCTCGATCTCGTCGCCCAGGTGGCGCTCCTCGAGTCCCGCCTCGAGTTCGTCAACCCGCAGGAGATCGTCCCCGCCCTCAAGTCCCTCGAGGAGGCCCTCATCGAACCGGCCGTGGTCGGCGATGTCGAGGCTCTCCGCAAGCGCGCCGAGGTCGTCCGTGAGCGGCTCAAGGTCCGCCAGGCGGAGTTCGAGGAGGAGCGCCGGGTCGCCAAGCTGCAGGCTCTCGCCGAGCGGACGACGATCATCGAGCGCGCCGAGGCGATCGCCGCCCAGGATCCGGAGAAAACCCACTGGCGCGATTCCCGCAACGAGCTCAACGCCCTCCTCGACCAGTGGAAGTCGGCCCAGAAGAGCGGGCCGAGGATCGACCGGTCCTCGGAGGAGTCGCTGTGGAAGCGCTTCTCGCGCGCACGCACCGAGTTCGACCGCCACCGCCGCCAGCACTTCTCGCAGGTCGAGACGATCCGCAACGAGGTGACCGCCAAGAAGGAGGCCCTCATCAAGAGGGCCGAGGAGATGTCCTCCTCGACCGACTGGGGTGCGACCTCTGCCGCGTACCGCGACCTCCTCGAGGAGTGGAAGGCCGCCGGCCGTATCACCCGCAAGGAGGACGACAAGCTGTGGGCGCGGTTCCGTGCGGCCCAGCAGGTCTTCTTCGACGCCCGTCAGGCCGACCGCGACTCGATCAACAGCGAGCAGACTGCCAACCTCCAGGCGAAGCTCGAACTGGTCAAGGAGGCCGAGTCGATCCTGCCGATCAAGGACATCCAGGCGGCGAAGGCGAAGCTCCACGATATCCAGGACCGCTGGGAGCAGATCGGCTTCGTGCCCCGTAAGGACATGGGCCGCACCGAGGGCAGGCTCCGCGACATCGAGTCGGCCGTCCGGTCGGCTGAGGATGAGCAGTGGCGCAGGACAGACCCGTCGAAGGTCGAGCGCGCCACCGGCTTCGCAGCCCAGCTCGAAGAGGCCATCGCCAAGCACGAGGCCGAGCTCGAGGATGCGAAGGCGAGGGGTGACGAGCAGGCGGCCAAGCGCGCCCAGGAGGCGCTCGATGCCCGCCGCGCCTGGCTCAACCAGCTGAAGTAG
- a CDS encoding MBL fold metallo-hydrolase: protein MRLFIYTETAFEANCYIWENTDTKQAMVVDPGAGSAEWVEQKLAAEGLELVGVLLTHGHPDHVWDAAKVAGDQPVFIAKPDAYRLEDPLAHTPFTTPGLISQFLTWEEPTNIQMIPDACLQGSGAQILPGFPIRAVLMPGHTEGSVGYLTAGVLEDGAGAITISQGGCGGGGCDGCDCGAGGGEAEPVAILFIGDVILGESIGRTDLPGGDDREMQATLRMLTVSINPDTVLCTGHGQLSTLGYQLQANQFLRSAAMAEA from the coding sequence ATGCGCTTGTTCATCTATACCGAGACGGCCTTCGAGGCGAACTGCTACATCTGGGAGAATACGGACACGAAGCAGGCCATGGTCGTCGACCCCGGTGCGGGCAGCGCCGAGTGGGTGGAGCAGAAGCTCGCAGCCGAGGGTCTCGAGCTCGTCGGCGTGCTCCTCACCCACGGTCATCCTGACCACGTGTGGGATGCGGCGAAGGTCGCCGGCGATCAGCCGGTCTTCATCGCGAAGCCCGATGCCTACAGGCTCGAGGATCCGCTGGCGCACACGCCCTTCACCACCCCGGGCCTCATCAGCCAGTTCCTCACGTGGGAGGAGCCGACCAACATCCAGATGATCCCGGATGCCTGCCTCCAGGGCTCCGGCGCCCAGATCCTCCCCGGCTTCCCCATCCGGGCAGTGCTCATGCCCGGCCATACGGAGGGCTCGGTCGGCTACCTGACTGCGGGCGTGCTCGAGGACGGCGCGGGCGCGATCACGATCTCCCAGGGCGGCTGCGGGGGCGGCGGCTGCGACGGGTGCGATTGCGGGGCCGGCGGCGGCGAGGCCGAGCCGGTCGCCATCCTCTTCATCGGCGATGTCATCCTCGGCGAGTCGATCGGCCGCACAGACCTTCCGGGCGGCGATGATCGGGAGATGCAGGCGACCCTGCGGATGCTGACCGTCTCGATCAACCCGGACACCGTCCTGTGCACGGGTCACGGACAGCTGTCGACGCTCGGCTACCAGCTGCAGGCGAACCAGTTCCTCCGCTCGGCGGCGATGGCCGAGGCCTGA